One genomic window of Bradyrhizobium sp. B124 includes the following:
- the hflK gene encoding FtsH protease activity modulator HflK: MPWKNQGGGPWGSGPKGPWGTGPQSAGPRPPDLEDLLRRGQDRLQQWLPGGHFSGMGIALVLVAALAIWFATGIFRVQSEELGVVLRFGKYVRDAQPGLRYHLPYPIETVLLPKALRVNTISIGMTLIDDPARRGRTMRDVPEESLMLTGDENIVDVDFTVLWRIKPGGAGAYLFNIQNPEGTVKAVAESAMREVIGRSQIQPILTGARNVTEQNVQELMQKTLDNYSAGIQITQVQMQKVDPPAQVIDAFRDVQAARSDLERKQNEAQTYANRIVPEARGRSAQILQAAEGYKEQAVAEAKGQSARFLKVYDEYKKAPEVTRERIYLETMERVLGSSEKLVYDGGQGQNIVPYLPLGELTPRRPAAAPATTGQQQGATR; the protein is encoded by the coding sequence ATGCCGTGGAAAAATCAAGGCGGGGGGCCGTGGGGCTCGGGTCCGAAAGGGCCATGGGGCACAGGTCCGCAGTCGGCCGGGCCAAGGCCGCCGGATCTTGAGGATCTGCTGCGGCGCGGCCAGGACCGGCTGCAGCAGTGGCTGCCCGGCGGTCATTTCAGCGGCATGGGCATCGCGCTGGTGCTGGTCGCCGCGCTGGCGATCTGGTTCGCCACCGGGATCTTCCGCGTCCAGTCCGAAGAGCTCGGCGTCGTGCTGCGCTTCGGCAAATACGTCCGCGATGCGCAGCCGGGCCTGCGCTATCACCTGCCGTATCCGATCGAGACGGTGCTGCTGCCGAAGGCGCTGCGCGTCAACACGATCTCGATCGGCATGACCCTGATCGACGATCCCGCACGGCGCGGCCGCACCATGCGCGACGTGCCGGAAGAGAGCCTGATGCTGACCGGCGACGAGAACATCGTCGACGTCGACTTCACCGTGCTGTGGCGGATCAAGCCGGGCGGGGCCGGCGCCTATTTGTTCAACATCCAGAATCCCGAAGGCACCGTGAAGGCGGTCGCCGAAAGCGCGATGCGTGAGGTGATCGGGCGCTCGCAGATCCAGCCGATCCTGACCGGGGCGCGCAACGTCACCGAGCAGAACGTCCAGGAGCTGATGCAGAAGACGCTCGACAACTACAGCGCGGGCATCCAGATCACCCAGGTGCAGATGCAGAAGGTCGATCCGCCGGCGCAGGTGATCGACGCATTCCGCGACGTGCAGGCGGCGCGCTCCGACCTCGAGCGCAAGCAGAACGAGGCGCAGACCTACGCCAACCGGATCGTGCCGGAAGCGCGTGGTCGGTCCGCGCAGATCCTGCAGGCCGCCGAGGGCTACAAGGAGCAGGCGGTCGCCGAGGCCAAGGGCCAGAGCGCACGCTTCCTGAAAGTCTATGATGAATACAAGAAGGCACCCGAAGTGACGCGCGAGCGCATCTATCTCGAGACCATGGAACGCGTGCTCGGTAGCTCCGAGAAGCTGGTCTATGACGGCGGCCAGGGCCAGAACATCGTGCCCTATCTTCCGCTCGGCGAACTGACGCCGCGGCGTC
- a CDS encoding dihydrofolate reductase yields the protein MEIVLVVAVAENGVIGNANAIPWRLKTDQQRFKAITINRPVVMGRKTFESLRRPLPGRTNIVVTRDANYRARSAIVTSSFENARAIALGDALRRFATEIAVIGGAEIYAQWMGTADRLEITEVHARPDGDTRFDIIDAKEWDEVARVRNPAGPDDSADFSYVTYRRRGRG from the coding sequence ATGGAGATCGTGCTCGTCGTTGCGGTCGCCGAGAACGGCGTGATCGGAAATGCCAACGCAATTCCGTGGCGGCTGAAGACCGATCAGCAGCGCTTCAAGGCCATCACCATCAACCGGCCCGTCGTGATGGGGCGCAAGACGTTCGAATCCCTGCGCAGGCCGCTGCCGGGCCGCACCAATATCGTGGTGACGCGCGATGCGAACTATCGCGCGCGCAGCGCGATCGTCACGTCGTCGTTCGAAAACGCCCGCGCAATTGCGCTTGGTGACGCGCTGCGGCGTTTCGCCACTGAAATTGCCGTCATCGGTGGTGCGGAGATCTATGCGCAATGGATGGGCACGGCTGACCGGCTGGAGATCACCGAGGTTCACGCCCGGCCGGACGGCGATACACGGTTCGACATAATCGACGCAAAGGAGTGGGACGAGGTCGCGCGCGTGCGAAATCCGGCCGGTCCGGACGACAGCGCCGACTTCTCCTATGTGACATATCGTCGGCGCGGCCGGGGTTAA
- a CDS encoding GNAT family N-acetyltransferase: MSLTIRRARPDEAGLVFSLVRELADYEKLLHEVHASEADIADALFGTNPRLTCDIAEWNGEPAGFAVWFVNFSTFAGRHGIYLEDLFVRPALRGKGIGKALLVHLAKQCLANGWSRLQWAVLDWNAPSIAFYKSLGAEMMDEWTICRVSGEALSALAEGAR, encoded by the coding sequence ATGTCGCTGACCATCCGCCGCGCGCGGCCCGATGAGGCTGGACTGGTGTTCTCGCTGGTCCGCGAGCTCGCCGACTACGAAAAGCTCCTGCACGAGGTGCACGCCAGCGAGGCTGACATCGCTGACGCGCTGTTCGGAACGAACCCGCGGCTTACTTGCGACATCGCCGAATGGAACGGCGAGCCGGCCGGCTTCGCGGTCTGGTTCGTCAACTTCTCGACCTTCGCCGGCCGCCACGGCATCTATCTCGAGGACCTCTTCGTCCGCCCGGCACTGCGCGGCAAGGGCATCGGCAAGGCGCTCCTGGTGCATCTGGCGAAGCAATGCCTCGCCAATGGCTGGTCGCGCCTGCAATGGGCTGTGCTCGACTGGAACGCACCGTCGATCGCCTTCTACAAGTCGCTCGGCGCCGAGATGATGGACGAGTGGACGATTTGCCGCGTCTCCGGCGAGGCGCTGTCGGCGCTCGCGGAAGGAGCGCGCTGA
- a CDS encoding thymidylate synthase produces the protein MNQYHDLLERILADGAEKHDRTGTGTLSIFGHQMRFNLSAGFPMLTTKRLPLKAIVHELLWFLAGDTNIKYLNDNGVTIWDEWADANGDLGPVYGSQWRSWPAPDGRSIDQITNVIEMIKRNPDSRRLIVSAWNPAEVDKMALPPCHCLFQFYVANGKLSCQLYQRSGDVFLGVPFNIASYALLTMMVAQVTGLKPGDFVHSLGDAHLYSNHLEQARLQLTRPTRPLPTMAINPDVKDIFAFRYEDFKLEGYDPHPHIKAEVAV, from the coding sequence ATGAACCAGTATCACGACCTGCTCGAACGCATCCTCGCCGACGGCGCCGAGAAGCACGACCGCACCGGCACCGGCACGCTGTCGATCTTCGGCCACCAGATGCGCTTCAACCTCTCGGCCGGCTTTCCGATGCTGACCACCAAGCGGTTGCCGCTGAAGGCGATCGTGCACGAGCTGCTCTGGTTCCTCGCCGGCGACACCAACATCAAATATCTCAACGACAATGGCGTCACGATCTGGGACGAATGGGCCGACGCCAATGGCGATCTCGGCCCGGTCTACGGCTCGCAATGGCGGTCGTGGCCGGCGCCTGATGGCCGCAGCATCGACCAGATCACGAACGTGATCGAGATGATCAAGCGCAATCCGGACTCGCGGCGGCTGATCGTCAGCGCCTGGAATCCGGCCGAGGTCGACAAGATGGCGCTGCCGCCGTGCCACTGCCTGTTCCAGTTCTATGTCGCGAACGGCAAATTGTCCTGCCAGCTCTATCAGCGCTCCGGCGACGTCTTCCTCGGCGTGCCCTTCAACATCGCCTCCTACGCGCTGCTGACCATGATGGTCGCGCAGGTCACCGGGCTCAAGCCCGGCGATTTCGTGCACTCGCTCGGCGACGCACATCTCTACTCGAACCACCTCGAGCAGGCGCGGCTGCAATTGACGCGGCCGACGCGGCCGTTGCCGACGATGGCGATCAATCCCGACGTGAAGGATATCTTCGCGTTCCGCTACGAGGACTTCAAACTCGAGGGTTACGACCCGCATCCGCACATCAAGGCTGAAGTCGCGGTCTGA